The Acanthochromis polyacanthus isolate Apoly-LR-REF ecotype Palm Island chromosome 2, KAUST_Apoly_ChrSc, whole genome shotgun sequence genome contains a region encoding:
- the nod2 gene encoding nucleotide-binding oligomerization domain-containing protein 2, producing MSAQELVLKKRTDILHALCCSGSAEHLERVLDVLLAQGELTWEDYQNVQVPGRPLYTNARQLLDLVYTKGVDTCGIFFAALKQVLPEVQGADFSSLGSCSNVEEKEETCRTSTQTLLTQRPSLIYKLQGCIDGAVKSLVQSGHFTSADFDEVRLPIYTPAQQARRLLDLVRSKGESAAAAVLQYIHQKQEVGSPLNEEKLTPPKEVLKYQKKLSSSVCAQSCFLSTYGGTSHMSLDDIYTEGQLELAHDCVDVQGPLGLEDIVGTVGTVNEEADTVLVSGEAGSGKSTLLQRLHLLWARGAALQYYLLLFPFSCRRLNSEQRELSVQELLFQHCCWPDREQEEIFQFILDHPHLILFTFDGLDELKQNFSDEQRLCCPTQRAPVHVLLFNLIQGSLLKGVRKVVTSRPEAVGPVLKKHLCKEVLLKGFSPNGIDCFMRKHHNDPTVAVKVLESLQANTALLGLCHSPVLCWIVSQCHKELLGCGEGSPQTITDVYLMILQHFFQRQSPSKSTMRLGWLQGHLETILHLGQLAFEGISATCYIFSGADLEKCDVTEEDICMGFLTQSKDMSSSHSKSYEFLHVTMQCFFAALYIVLSSHTDRYAIPKLFELQDLRDTGVSSMCFRSCLPSTDQKEQVADSEVAAAETPNLQITATFVSGLLSQRHQSLWVHYCSAGMVEKKARQVARCLSKGMQKHFKSIPQPVHGEKKSMHAMPGFVWLIKCIYEMQESRIAKEAMSKLQVDHLKLTYCNIGPVECTALTYVLQHLRNAVGIQLDNNSVGDVGVEQLLPCMHICKSLYLRNNNITDEGIRKLIAKVIQCDNFQKIALFNNKLTDACTQHFSHLLKTRQDFLSLRLGNNNITEEGAKQLAEGLKSNHSLKYLGLWGNKIGDVGAEALASALENSNSLLWLSLVGNGVGSEGAFAVANIIRNSTSLEELWLTENCITRAGVECLIEALEHNTHVKSVWLRNNDLSLEEVKEMAQRESRLIF from the exons ATGTCTGCCCAGGAGCTTGTGCTGAAAAAACGGACAGATATACTTCATGCACTGTGCTGCAGTGGGTCAGCTGAACATCTGGAAAGGGTTCTGGATGTACTGCTGGCACAGGGGGAACTCACATGGGAAGACTACCAGAACGTACAGGTACCGGGAAGGCCGCTGTACACCAATGCCAGACAGCTGCTCGACCTGGTTTATACAAAGGGTGTGGACACCTGCGGAATCTTCTTTGCTGCCCTCAAACAGGTCTTGCCTGAAGTGCAAGGAGCTGACTTCTCCTCTTTGGGCAGCTGTTCAAATgtagaagaaaaggaagaaacttGCAGAACGTCCACTCAGACTCTTCTGACTCAAAGACCGAGTCTCATTTACAAGCTTCAAGGCTGCATTGATGGTGCTGTGAAGTCTCTGGTCCAATCAGGCCACTTTACCTCAGCAGATTTTGATGAAGTGCGGCTGCCCATATACACACCCGCTCAGCAG GCGAGGCGTCTGCTCGACCTTGTCAGATCTAAGGGTGAGTCAGCAGCAGCGGCTGTCCTGCAGTACATTCACCAAAAACAGGAAGTTGGATCCCCACTGAACGAGGAGAAACTGACTCCTCCCAAAG AAGTCTTGAAGTACCAGAAGAAGCTGAGCAGTTCTGTGTGTGCCCAGTCCTGCTTTCTCAGTACTTATGGAGGGACGAGTCACATGTCTCTAGATGACATCTACACTGAAGGTCAGCTGGAGCTGGCTCATGACTGTGTTGACGTCCAGGGACCTCTGGGCCTGGAAGACATAGTTGGGACGGTGGGTACAGTGAACGAGGAGGCCGACACAGTGCTCGTATCTGGGGAGGCGGGCAGCGGGAAGAGCACCTTACTCCAGAGGCTGCACTTACTTTGGGCTCGGGGAGCAGCTCTTCAGTACTATCTGCTTCTGTTTCCATTCAGCTGTCGCAGGCTAAATTCGGAGCAGAGGGAGCTGTCTGTCCAAGAGTTGCTTTTTCAGCACTGCTGCTGGCCGGACAGGGAGCAGGAAGAGATTTTCCAGTTCATCCTGGACCACCCACATCTTATCCTCTTCACTTTTGATGGCCTGGATGAGCTCAAGCAGAATTTTTCAGATGAACAAAGACTCTGTTGCCCTACACAGCGTGCACCTGTTCATGTTCTACTGTTCAATTTAATCCAGGGTTCACTACTGAAGGGGGTGCGGAAAGTGGTCACTAGCCGTCCAGAGGCAGTGGGCCCTGTGTTGAAGAAGCACCTCTGCAAGGAGGTCCTCCTGAAGGGCTTTTCTCCAAATGGGATCGACTGTTTTATGAGAAAGCATCACAATGACCCCACCGTGGCTGTTAAGGTTTTAGAGTCCCTGCAAGCAAACACAGCTTTACTTGGACTCTGCCATAGTCCAGTCCTCTGCTGGATTGTGTCACAGTGCCACAAGGAGCTGCTGGGCTGTGGGGAAGGCAGCCCCCAAACAATCACAGATGTTTACCTGATGATCTTACAGCACTTTTTCCAACGCCAAAGCCCCTCAAAGAGCACTATGAGGTTAGGCTGGCTACAGGGGCACCTGGAAACAATCTTGCATTTAGGGCAGCTTGCCTTTGAAGGAATATCCGCCACCTGTTATATCTTCTCAGGTGCAGACTTGGAGAAATGTGATGTAACTGAAGAGGATATCTGCATGGGCTTTCTCACACAAAGTAAAGACATGTCCTCCTCCCACAGTAAAAGTTATGAATTCCTCCATGTAACAATGCAATGTTTCTTTGCTGCTCTCTACATTGTGTTGTCGAGTCACACTGACCGTTATGCGATCCCTAAACTGTTTGAGCTACAGGACCTGAGAGACACAGGTGTGAGCAGCATGTGCTTCAGATCCTGTTTGCCTTCCACTGACCAAAAAGAGCAGGTTGCAGACAGTGAagttgcagcagcagaaacaccaaATCTGCAAATCACAGCCACCTTTGTGAGTGGCCTACTGTCCCAGCGTCATCAAAGCTTGTGGGTCCACTACTGCTCCGCTGGTATGGTGGAGAAGAAGGCCCGACAAGTGGCGAGATGCCTTTCCAAAGGCATGCAGAAACACTTTAAATCCATCCCCCAACCAGTACATGGGGAGAAGAAGAGCATGCATGCAATGCCTGGCTTTGTTTGGCTTATCAAATGCATCTATGAAATGCAGGAGAGCAGGATTGCAAAAGAAGCGATGAGTAAGCTGCAGGTGGACCACCTGAAGCTGACCTACTGCAACATTGGTCCTGTAGAGTGCACTGCGCTTACCTACGTGCTCCAACATTTAAGAAACGCCGTGGGCATCCAGCTTGACAACAACTCTGTTGGCGATGTTGGAGTGGAGCAGCTTCTTCCATGCATGCACATATGTAAATCCCTGTA CCTCAGAAATAACAACATTACAGATGAGGGCATTCGCAAACTGATTGCCAAAGTCATCCAGTGTGACAACTTTCAGAAAATTGC ACTCTTCAACAATAAGCTAACTGATGCTTGCACGCAGCACTTTTCTCACCTTCTGAAGACCAGGCAGGATTTCCTTTCTTTAAG GCTAGGCAACAACAATATAACAGAGGAAGGTGCAAAGCAGCTGGCAGAGGGGCTGAAATCCAATCATTCACTGAAGTATTTAGG GCTTTGGGGCAATAAGATAGGTGATGTGGGAGCTGAGGCCCTTGCCAGTGCCCTAGAGAACAGCAACTCTCTGCTTTGGTTGAG CCTGGTAGGCAACGGTGTCGGGAGTGAAGGAGCTTTTGCCGTCGCCAACATCATCAGGAACAGCACATCACTAGAGGAACTTTG GCTGACAGAGAACTGCATAACCAGAGCAGGGGTGGAATGTCTGATTGAAGCCCTGGAACACAACACTCATGTGAAGTCAGTGTG GTTGAGAAACAATGACCTCAGTTTGGAGGAGGTAAAAGAAATGGCACAACGTGAATCAAGACTGATCTTCTGA